CCTTGATCATCTACGGCGATCAGGATGGCATCTTCACCCTGGCCGACCAGCAGGCCCTGGTGAAGGCGATCCCCCACGCCAAGCTGGTGGTGTACACCCAGACAGGCCACGGCACCCACGTCGAGCAGCCCCAGCGCTTCGTGGCCGACCTGCAGGCATTTCTGGCAAAATAACTCGCAGCGCTCCGGCAGCATGGGCGGGCACGAAGGATGGTATCATCCTTCGTGCCTGTTTTTTCATGCCTGCTCGGCGTATCGGTAGGCGCTGCGGTATCGCCCCGGTGGGTTGCGCAATCGGCCTACTACTTGCAATAATAATCTGTCAGAAAAAGCGCCCGCCGCGCACCTGGACCAATGCATGTCCTCACCAATGGAGCCACGCTTATGTCTACCCTGCCACACACCACTTCCTGGGAGCCTCAGTTCGAACAGTTTCTGCTCGATCGATCGAAGGGATTCGACGCCGCACACGACCTGGAGCACATCCGCCGCGTGGTGACCAACGCCCGCACGCTGGCGATGCTCGAAAACGCCGAGCTGGCCGTGGTCATCCCGGCGGCCTGGCTGCACGACTGCGTGGTGGTGCCCAAGAACTCGCCGCTGCGCGCGAACGCCTCGGCGCTGGCGGCCCAGGCGGCGGTGGCCTTCTTGCAGAGCATCCGCTACCCAGCGGAGCACCTGCCCGCCATCCGCCACGCCATCGAGGCCCACAGCTTCTCGGCCAACATCCCGCCGCGCAGCCGCGAGGCCAAGGTGGTGCAGGATGCCGACCGCCTGGATGCGCTGGGCGCGGTGGGTGTCGCCCGCTGCCTGATGCTTAGCGGCGCGCTCGGGCGGCGGCTCTACGACCCCGCCGAGCCGTTCCCGCTCGACCGCCCGCTGGATGACCAGGTGAATACGCTCGACCACTTCTATGTCAAGCTGTTCCAGCTGGCCGACCGCATGAACACTGCGTCGGGCCGCGCCGAGGCCGCCAAGCGCACCGCCTTCATGTGCGACTTCCTCGACCAGCTGAAGCTGGAGCTTTCCATGGAGTAGCAGTCGGACAAGCGTTCGAACGGCGATTCACCAAACACAACGCGGGCGTGTGAGCTTGATGCTCACATGCCCGCGTTGTGTTCTATCAGTGCACTACGCACCAACCATCATCGCGGCGATGTCCTCCTGCGGCGTGGAGATGCCCTTCAGGTCGAAGGTGTTCACCAGCAGATCGCGCACATTGGGCGAGAGGAAGGCGGGCAGCGTCGGTCCAAGCCGAATGTGCTTGACGCCCAGCGAGAGCAGCGAGAGCAGCACCAGCACGGCCTTCTGCTCGTACCACGCGATGTCATACGAGATCGGCAGATCGTTGATGTGCTGCGCGCCCACGGCCTTGGCCAGCGCCTGCGCGATCACCACCAGCGAGTACGAGTCGTTGCACTGCCCGGCGTCCAGCACGCGCGGCAGTCCGCCAATGGTGCCCAGGTTCAGCTTGTTGTAGCGGTACTTGGCACAGCCTGCGGTGAGGATCATGGTGTCCTGGGGCAGGGCCTGGGCCACGTCGGTGTAGTAGCTGCGCTCCTTGTGGCGGCCATCGCAGCCCGCCATCACCACAAAGCGCTTGAGCGCGCCCGAGGAGATGGCCTCCAGCACCTTGTCGGCCTGGCCCAGCACGGTGCTGCGGGCGAAGCCGGTGGGGATCTCGCCATGCTCCAGCTCGATGG
This portion of the Chloroflexia bacterium SDU3-3 genome encodes:
- a CDS encoding HD domain-containing protein, coding for MSTLPHTTSWEPQFEQFLLDRSKGFDAAHDLEHIRRVVTNARTLAMLENAELAVVIPAAWLHDCVVVPKNSPLRANASALAAQAAVAFLQSIRYPAEHLPAIRHAIEAHSFSANIPPRSREAKVVQDADRLDALGAVGVARCLMLSGALGRRLYDPAEPFPLDRPLDDQVNTLDHFYVKLFQLADRMNTASGRAEAAKRTAFMCDFLDQLKLELSME